In Bombina bombina isolate aBomBom1 chromosome 6, aBomBom1.pri, whole genome shotgun sequence, a single genomic region encodes these proteins:
- the PIGBOS1 gene encoding protein PIGBOS1 → MFRRLSFTQLLIATVVGVSGGVYIYKPIFEQYRWDQKHLKTEVQAAKVLEEKNE, encoded by the coding sequence ATGTTTCGAAGACTTTCTTTCACTCAGCTTTTAATAGCAACGGTAGTTGGAGTTTCTGGCGGAGTTTATATATACAAACCAATTTTTGAACAATACCGTTGGGATCAGAAACATTTAAAGACTGAAGTTCAAGCTGCTAAAGTTCTGGAAGAGAAGAATGAATAA